Proteins encoded together in one Rhipicephalus sanguineus isolate Rsan-2018 chromosome 9, BIME_Rsan_1.4, whole genome shotgun sequence window:
- the LOC119405801 gene encoding uncharacterized protein LOC119405801 — MGRCCVPNCRGNYDGGPKVRLFSFPKDHRRIKWKRAIRREDVDIDTLRDPKVCELHFKAEYLRTTTTYTYSNGRTIEVPMSLTRLTEDAVPTMFPNSPAYLSDRAPVREEPDSKRKRREADQLQKVIQMSLSSHEEDERKNRVASFEQLVSQLSELKLSDYWIVSSTEAAIMFLHIQSNTLPPEVERSVVVSDALHISAYWKKMKLCIADVGIPEKLEDIRSLQTILKSVEHFNAPDVCEKEEKLKACFHIIFSLLDDLSNGDLLPEEKIEALEFLKEQLRLLLKERGPVRYSSDLLILASIVQTISPHAYKFVRNTGKLMLPHPSTILRLCTKYNVSPANEQSDEGFLQYITKKVSLLKPHERVVTLMLDEIHI, encoded by the exons ATGGGCCGCTGCTGCGTGCCCAACTGTCGTGGAAATTATGACGGTGGACCGAAGGTCCGCTTGTTTTCCTTCCCTAAAGACCACCGCAGGATAAAATGGAAACGCGCTATTCGTCGGGAAGACGTTGACATCGATACTCTGCGTGATCCGAAG GTCTGCGAACTTCATTTCAAAGCAGAGTATTTGAGGACTACCACTACTTACACGTATAGCAACGGAAGGACTATAGAAGTTCCGATGAGCCTTACTCGACTAACCGAAGATGCAGTGCCGACAATGTTTCCTAACAGCCCCGCTTACCTATCCGACCGTGCTCCGGTTCGCGAGGAGCCTGACTCAAAACGGAAGCGCCGTGAGGCAGACCAGCTACAAAAGGTCATTCAGATGTCGCTTTCTTCGCACGAAGAGGATGAACGCAAAAATAGGGTGGCATCTTTCGAGCAGCTCGTGTCACAACTCTCAGAACTTAAGTTGTCCGACTATTGGATAGTGAGCAGCACGGAAGCTGCTATTATGTTTTTACATATTCAGAGCAACACACTACCTCCAGAGGTTGAACGTTCGGTGGTTGTTTCCGACGCGTTGCACATTTCTGCCTACTGGAAAAAGATGAAGCTGTGCATTGCTGATGTTGGCATTCCAGAAAAACTGGAGGACATTCGGAGCTTGCAGACTATTCTTAAAAGTGTGGAGCATTTCAATGCTCCAGACGTctgtgaaaaagaagaaaagttgaAAGCCTGCTTCCACattattttttctcttcttgatGACCTGTCTAATGGTGACCTCCTGCCAGAAGAGAAAATAGAAGCACTCGAGTTTCTGAAGGAACAGTTGCGCCTTCTACTTAAAGAGCGAGGACCTGTGAGATATTCTTCAGATCTTCTTATACTAGCAAGCATTGTTCAGACGATCTCTCCTCACGCATACAAATTTGTTCGCAACACTGGGAAATTAATGTTACCTCATCCTTCCACAATATTAAGGCTGTGCACCAAGTACAATGTAAGTCCTGCAAACGAACAAAGCGATGAAGGCTTTTTGCAGTACATTACAAAAAAGGTGAGCCTTCTAAAGCCGCATGAAAGAGTCGTAACGCTCATGTTAGATGAAATCCACATCTAG